Proteins from one Fragaria vesca subsp. vesca linkage group LG6, FraVesHawaii_1.0, whole genome shotgun sequence genomic window:
- the LOC101307411 gene encoding 4,5-DOPA dioxygenase extradiol-like protein-like yields the protein MTFSVLSGYIYRGLKLVHCPTQSSFIDYKSLFNSKKMGKEVFDTFFLIHGAPLVLIDDTLPARTFLKSWREKILPEKPKYILVVSGHWETNEPSINVVDRHETIHDFEDFPPEMYELQYPAPGSKELATMVNDVLVAAGYKPLHVDTKRGLDHGAWVPLMQMYPEADVPVCQLSIQSHENGTYHFNLGKALAPLREQGVLIVGTGSVTHNMESLIVNNVGGTVAPWALEFDNWVKDALLNGRYDEVNEALEKHPHAKMAHPDGPVHFYPLLAAIGAAGGEKAKAELIHHSFSRHTISYANYRFRSTE from the exons ATGACATTCTCAGTGCTCTCTGGTTATATATATAGAGGTTTAAAGCTCGTTCATTGTCCAACCCAATCGAGCTTTATTGACTATAAATCTTTATTTAATTCCAAGAAGATGGGTAAGGAAGTGTTTGATACATTCTTCTTGATTCACGGAGCACCGCTGGTTCTGATCGACGACACTCTACCCGCCAGAACATTCTTGAAGTCATGGAGGGAGAAGATCTTACCGGAGAAACCCAAATATATTCTCGTGGTTTCCGGTCACTGGGAGACCAACGAACCCTCCATCAACGTCGTCGACCGCCATGAAACCATCCATGATTTCGAAGACTTCCCGCCCGAGATGTACGAG CTCCAGTACCCAGCTCCGGGATCCAAAGAACTGGCCACCATGGTGAACGACGTTCTGGTGGCTGCCGGGTACAAGCCTCTCCACGTAGACACGAAGCGAGGGCTCGATCACGGAGCCTGGGTGCCACTCATGCAAATGTACCCGGAAGCCGACGTGCCGGTGTGCCAGCTCTCGATCCAGTCCCACGAGAACGGAACCTATCACTTCAACTTGGGCAAGGCCCTGGCTCCTCTCAGGGAGCAAGGAGTCCTCATCGTCGGCACCGGAAGTGTCACGCACAACATGGAGTCCCTCATCGTCAACAACGTCGGCGGCACTGTGGCCCCGTGGGCTCTCGAGTTCGACAACTGGGTCAAGGACGCGCTGCTCAACGGAAGGTACGATGAGGTGAACGAGGCTCTGGAGAAACATCCACACGCCAAAATGGCGCATCCGGACGGACCGGTGCATTTCTATCCTCTGCTGGCGGCCATCGGGGCTGCCGGAGGGGAAAAGGCCAAGGCGGAGCTCATTCATCATAGCTTTAGCCGGCATACTATTTCCTATGCCAACTACCGGTTTAGGTCAACTGAGTGA
- the LOC101298815 gene encoding palmitoyl-acyl carrier protein thioesterase, chloroplastic-like produces the protein MSQSQFPRIRKPIRCGGKGNYNHAYLNIVCVKEDMEIYKKRPDHHVINLEEPVRKIDGVYDLFSGKASQDGRVFKQNFAIRSYEVGCDGKASMGSFMKRLQEIVVQHSKSIGLLSGGFCSTPEMEKRGLVWVLRKLQIDVEQYPSW, from the exons ATGTCGCAGTCACAGTTTCCTCGTATAAGAAAGCCAATACGTTGTGGAGGGAAAGGAAACTATAACCATGCATATCTTAATATCGTTTGTGTTAAAGAAGACATGGAAATCTATAAGAAAAGGCCAGATCATCATGTAATTAACTTGGAAGAACCAGTGAGGAAAATAGATGGAGTTTATGATCTGTTTAGTGGAAAAGCGAGTCAGGATGGTCGTGTTTTTAAACAGAACTTTGCAATTCGATCGTATGAAGTAGGATGTGATGGAAAAGCAAGCATGGGGTCCTTTATGAAACGCTTGCAG GAAATAGTGGTTCAGCATAGCAAGAGTATTGGACTCTTATCTGGTGGTTTCTGTTCAACACCAGAGATGGAGAAAAGGGGTCTTGTATGGGTGCTCCGTAAGTTGCAGATTGATGTGGAACAATATCCTTCCTGGTAA